One stretch of Zingiber officinale cultivar Zhangliang chromosome 6B, Zo_v1.1, whole genome shotgun sequence DNA includes these proteins:
- the LOC121988623 gene encoding uncharacterized protein LOC121988623 isoform X2, whose amino-acid sequence MSEADAAARPVGGTEYSWIRAVPGGTGITVLALLLSRPVCLPLLQSALRRLQASHPLLLAQLTTASAAHPSFSLTDPSSLSLLSLNASNLPLPPPDAESGISPFHAILERELNQNPWSDPSPDRLPLLFPTVYEMPDPARTVVALRFHTAVCDRSAAAALLKELLCIMSSAGTGGPGEGLNREIEELIPRQDAWKPFWARGKDLLGYSLNGLRASTLRFEDAGSHVRRSEVARLVLGADATEKLLTECKERAIKLCGAISAAAMLASHASKKFENDQYETYSVVTLIDCRKYLDPVLHEHNIAIINTHNIHSGEGLWEVAKRCHDSYSNAMNNKKHLKDIGELNFLMCRAIENPQLTPSSSLRTALISVFEEPVIHDSSKLQEEIGLDDYFGCASVHGVGPSIAVFDTIRDGKLDCACVYPSPLHSRKQIQELLEDMVRILTQGTVNDESK is encoded by the exons ATGTCGGAGGCGGATGCCGCCGCCCGCCCAGTCGGCGGCACTGAGTACAGCTGGATCCGGGCTGTTCCCGGAGGCACCGGCATCACCGTCCTCGCTCTCCTTCTCTCCCGGCCCGTCTGCCTTCCCCTCCTCCAATCTGCCCTCCGCCGCCTCCAAGCCTCCCACCCCCTCCTCCTCGCTCAACTCACTACAGCCTCCGCCGCCCACCCTTCCTTCTCCCTGACCGATCCCTCCTCTCTCTCCCTCCTCTCCCTCAACGCCTCCAACCTCCCTCTGCCGCCTCCTGACGCGGAGTCGGGGATCTCCCCTTTCCACGCCATCCTCGAGCGCGAGCTCAATCAGAACCCGTGGTCCGATCCGAGCCCCGATCGCCTCCCGCTCCTCTTCCCCACGGTCTACGAGATGCCCGATCCGGCCCGGACTGTCGTCGCGCTCCGCTTCCACACCGCGGTCTGCGACCGGAGTGCCGCCGCAGCTTTGCTCAAGGAGCTCCTGTGCATAATGTCGAGCGCCGGCACCGGCGGGCCGGGGGAGGGGTTGAACCGGGAAATCGAGGAACTGATACCGAGGCAGGACGCGTGGAAACCGTTCTGGGCGCGGGGGAAGGATTTGCTGGGCTACTCGCTGAACGGGCTGAGGGCATCGACTCTCCGTTTCGAAGACGCCGGCAGCCACGTGCGGCGATCGGAGGTGGCGCGGTTGGTGCTGGGCGCCGACGCCACCGAGAAACTTCTCACG GAATGCAAAGAAAGAGCAATCAAGCTCTGCGGAGCCATATCGGCAGCAGCTATGCTTGCTTCCCATGCATCGAAAAAGTTTGAGAATGATCAGTATGAGACCTACTCGGTCGTGACCCTTATCGATTGCCGCAAGTATCTGGATCCAGTTCTACACGAACACAATATCG CAATCATCAACACACACAACATTCATAGCGGAGAAGGCCTGTGGGAGGTAGCCAAGAGATGCCATGATTCCTACTCCAATGCCATGAACAACAAGAAGCATCTAAAAGACATAGGCGAGCTCAACTTCCTGATGTGCCGAGCCATTGAAAACCCACAATTAACCCCTTCGTCATCCCTACGCACCGCGCTCATCAGTGTGTTCGAGGAACCCGTGATCCATGACTCATCCAAGCTGCAAGAAGAGATTGGCCTTGATGACTACTTTGGGTGTGCTTCGGTTCATGGAGTCGGTCCATCGATTGCGGTGTTTGACACAATCCGAGATGGAAAACTAGATTGTGCCTGTGTCTACCCTTCTCCCCTTCACTCGAGGAAGCAAATCCAAGAGCTACTTGAAGACATGGTAAGAATTCTAACTCAAGGCACGGTAAATGATGAATCTAAATAG
- the LOC121988623 gene encoding uncharacterized protein LOC121988623 isoform X1, with protein sequence MSEADAAARPVGGTEYSWIRAVPGGTGITVLALLLSRPVCLPLLQSALRRLQASHPLLLAQLTTASAAHPSFSLTDPSSLSLLSLNASNLPLPPPDAESGISPFHAILERELNQNPWSDPSPDRLPLLFPTVYEMPDPARTVVALRFHTAVCDRSAAAALLKELLCIMSSAGTGGPGEGLNREIEELIPRQDAWKPFWARGKDLLGYSLNGLRASTLRFEDAGSHVRRSEVARLVLGADATEKLLTECKERAIKLCGAISAAAMLASHASKKFENDQYETYSVVTLIDCRKYLDPVLHEHNIGFYHSAIINTHNIHSGEGLWEVAKRCHDSYSNAMNNKKHLKDIGELNFLMCRAIENPQLTPSSSLRTALISVFEEPVIHDSSKLQEEIGLDDYFGCASVHGVGPSIAVFDTIRDGKLDCACVYPSPLHSRKQIQELLEDMVRILTQGTVNDESK encoded by the exons ATGTCGGAGGCGGATGCCGCCGCCCGCCCAGTCGGCGGCACTGAGTACAGCTGGATCCGGGCTGTTCCCGGAGGCACCGGCATCACCGTCCTCGCTCTCCTTCTCTCCCGGCCCGTCTGCCTTCCCCTCCTCCAATCTGCCCTCCGCCGCCTCCAAGCCTCCCACCCCCTCCTCCTCGCTCAACTCACTACAGCCTCCGCCGCCCACCCTTCCTTCTCCCTGACCGATCCCTCCTCTCTCTCCCTCCTCTCCCTCAACGCCTCCAACCTCCCTCTGCCGCCTCCTGACGCGGAGTCGGGGATCTCCCCTTTCCACGCCATCCTCGAGCGCGAGCTCAATCAGAACCCGTGGTCCGATCCGAGCCCCGATCGCCTCCCGCTCCTCTTCCCCACGGTCTACGAGATGCCCGATCCGGCCCGGACTGTCGTCGCGCTCCGCTTCCACACCGCGGTCTGCGACCGGAGTGCCGCCGCAGCTTTGCTCAAGGAGCTCCTGTGCATAATGTCGAGCGCCGGCACCGGCGGGCCGGGGGAGGGGTTGAACCGGGAAATCGAGGAACTGATACCGAGGCAGGACGCGTGGAAACCGTTCTGGGCGCGGGGGAAGGATTTGCTGGGCTACTCGCTGAACGGGCTGAGGGCATCGACTCTCCGTTTCGAAGACGCCGGCAGCCACGTGCGGCGATCGGAGGTGGCGCGGTTGGTGCTGGGCGCCGACGCCACCGAGAAACTTCTCACG GAATGCAAAGAAAGAGCAATCAAGCTCTGCGGAGCCATATCGGCAGCAGCTATGCTTGCTTCCCATGCATCGAAAAAGTTTGAGAATGATCAGTATGAGACCTACTCGGTCGTGACCCTTATCGATTGCCGCAAGTATCTGGATCCAGTTCTACACGAACACAATATCG GGTTTTATCATTCAGCAATCATCAACACACACAACATTCATAGCGGAGAAGGCCTGTGGGAGGTAGCCAAGAGATGCCATGATTCCTACTCCAATGCCATGAACAACAAGAAGCATCTAAAAGACATAGGCGAGCTCAACTTCCTGATGTGCCGAGCCATTGAAAACCCACAATTAACCCCTTCGTCATCCCTACGCACCGCGCTCATCAGTGTGTTCGAGGAACCCGTGATCCATGACTCATCCAAGCTGCAAGAAGAGATTGGCCTTGATGACTACTTTGGGTGTGCTTCGGTTCATGGAGTCGGTCCATCGATTGCGGTGTTTGACACAATCCGAGATGGAAAACTAGATTGTGCCTGTGTCTACCCTTCTCCCCTTCACTCGAGGAAGCAAATCCAAGAGCTACTTGAAGACATGGTAAGAATTCTAACTCAAGGCACGGTAAATGATGAATCTAAATAG
- the LOC121990494 gene encoding uncharacterized protein LOC121990494 produces MAGEEGSGGGGGESSDAAAGWQGRVVGEWNRIKEHAETYPYLWGSYILVYGVLGSYLAYRWRKLRRTEDRVRVLQARLRKLVEAEEASSGGSVPSSAAPKPTPSDKSSGPP; encoded by the coding sequence ATGGCGGGCGAGGAAggaagcggcggcggcggcggggaGTCGAGTGATGCGGCGGCCGGATGGCAAGGAAGAGTAGTGGGCGAATGGAACAGGATCAAGGAGCACGCGGAGACTTACCCCTACCTATGGGGTTCCTACATCTTGGTCTACGGCGTTCTTGGATCCTACCTCGCCTACCGGTGGAGGAAGCTCCGGAGGACGGAGGACCGCGTCCGCGTCCTCCAGGCGAGGCTCCGTAAGCTGGTCGAGGCCGAGGAGGCGTCCTCCGGAGGTTCCGTCCCGTCGTCCGCGGCGCCCAAACCGACACCGTCGGACAAGTCGAGTGGGCCTCCCTAG